Proteins found in one Zea mays cultivar B73 chromosome 1, Zm-B73-REFERENCE-NAM-5.0, whole genome shotgun sequence genomic segment:
- the LOC103644306 gene encoding 40S ribosomal protein S4-like: protein MARGLKKHLKRLNAPKHWMLDKLGGAFAPKPSSGPHKSRECLPLILIIRNRLKYALNYREVISILMQRHVLVDGKVRTDKTYPAGFMDVISIPKTMENYRLLYDTKGRFRLHPIRDEDAKFKLCKVRSVQFGQKGIPYLNTYDGRTIRYPDPLIKANDTIKIDLETNKIMDFIKFDVGNVVMVTGGRNTGRVGVIKNREKHKGGFDTIHVEDSMGHQFATRMGNVFTIGKGNKPWVSLPKGKGIKLSIIEEQRRRDFAAQAAAKA from the exons ATG GCTAGGGGATTGAAGAAGCACTTGAAGAGGCTCAATGCGCCCAAGCATTGGATGCTCGACAAGCTTGGCGGAGCTTTT GCTCCCAAGCCATcttctggacctcacaagtccagggAGTGCCTTCCTCTGATCCTCATCATCAGGAACAGGCTCAAGTATGCTCTGAACTACCGTGAGGTCATTTCTATCCTGATGCAACGCCATGTACTTGTTGATGGCAAGGTCAGGACTGACAAGACCTACCCTGCTGGGTTCATGG ATGTCATTTCCATCCCCAAGACAATGGAGAACTACAGGCTGCTTTATGACACCAAGGGCCGCTTCCGTCTTCACCCAATCAGGGATGAGGATGCCAAG TTCAAGCTCTGCAAGGTGAGGTCTGTTCAGTTTGGCCAGAAGGGCATCCCCTACCTGAACACCTACGACGGCCGCACCATCCGCTACCCCGACCCGCTCATCAAGGCCAACGACACCATCAAGATCGATCTGGAGACCAACAAGATCATGGACTTCATCAAGTTTGACGTCGGCAACGTGGTCATGGTGACCGGCGGGAGGAACACCGGGCGTGTAGGTGTGATCAAGAACAGGGAGAAGCACAAGGGCGGCTTCGATACCATCCACGTCGAGGACTCCATGGGCCACCAGTTCGCCACCCGCATGGGCAACGTGTTCACCATCGGCAAGGGCAACAAGCCGTGGGTGAGCCTGCCCAAGGGCAAGGGTATCAAGCTCAGCATCATCGAGGAGCAGAGGAGGCGCGACTTTGCTGCCCAGGCTGCTGCCAAGGCATAA